The genome window TTATTATGTTGTTAAAATATAATTATTTTTTGCATTAAAATTATAAATAAAATTTAAGTTAAGTTGGGGCATAATATCCTAATGAACTAATGAAAATATTCGAAAAATCATGATTTTAAACTAATTTACTAATTCAAGGTCATTAAAATGAAAAATATTAAAAAAGAAGAAATTGAAGAGAATAAAAAGGATTTTGGATCAGAAAAGGAAATAAAAGAAAAAATTGAAGTCTGTTTTATCTGCCATAAGAAATTCAACATCAATGCAGATGATGAGAGCTATTACAGACAAGGTAAATTCCCTTTATGTGCTTATTGCGCGGAGTTCTACGGTTTCTACAGATAAACATTAAAAAGTAATATATTTTTTATCTCGAATAATAAATTATTTATAGGATAATGATCATAGTAAAAGCTGGGAGAATATCCTTATACAAACATCCAAAAAATCAAACCTTAAGATAATTCTGGATTAAACCAGAAGGATCAAAAAAGGGAAAGATTAAAAGGATTTTGTAGGATATTCTTCCACCCATGCTTATTTTAAATATTTTATCTTAAAAATCAATTTTTATTGATTCAGATATTTTGAAACAAGAGAAATTCCCCATTTGGCCATTTTTTTAGCTTCTTTTAGGGTTTTGGCCTCTGCAAAACATCTGAATATTGGTTCTGTTCCAGAAGGCCTTATTATGACCCATCCGTCCTCTTTAATTATTTTAACACCATCTGTGGTGTCAACTTCAAATTCACGGGTTTCTTCTGCTATTTTTTGCATTATTCTATGTTTCAGCTTGTCAGGACATTCTATTTTCATTTTTTCAGAATAATACATAGGTAATTCTTCTATAAGCCTGGAGAGTGGTTTTCCAGTTTTTGCAATTATTTCAATGATTTTGGCAGTGGAAAGTGCAGCATCTCTTCCATAAACAAAATCAGGGAATATTAATCCTCCGTTTTCTTCGCCGCCAAATAAACCATTTTTATCTTTTAATTCCCGTGCAACAATTAAATCACCAACTTTTGTTGCTATAACTTCTCCATTATATTCACTGGCTATATCATAAATTGCAGAGGACGTTGCAACGGTTGTAACAATTAATCCGCCCTTGTTTTCTTTTAAAATATATTTTTCAACAAGTGCAAATGATTTATCGCCAAAAACAAAGTTTCCTTCTTCATCAATACAGATTGTACGGTCTGCATCACCATCATGGGCAACACCAAGATCCGCACCTGTTGCTTTAACAACTTCAATAAGTTCTTTAAGATTTGTTTCAGTTGGTTCGGGGTTTCTTCCCGGGAAAAAGCCGTCAGGTTGGCAGTTCATGGTAATAACTTCACATCCTAATTTTCTAAGCAGAAATGGGGTTGTAAAGCATGCTGCTCCGCTTCCGCAGTCTACTATCACCTTTAGTTTAGCATTTCTTATTGCATCACCATCAACACGGTTAATAACATTTTCAATGTACTCTTCTAACAGCCCTGAATTGGTTTCTACCTCTCCAATTTCATTCCAGGATACTCTATCAGGATTATCGTTAAAGAACATCTTTTCTATTTTTATTTCCATATCATCAGGAGTTCCAATTCCATCAGAATCAACAAACTTGATTCCATTATATTTTGGAGGGTTATGTGACGCGGTTATTATCACCCCCCCATCATAATAATTTCTAACAGCATACTGTACTGCAGGAGTGGGTAAAAATCCAAGATCCACAACATCGCAACCTGAAGATAACAATCCAGAAATTACAGCATGTTTTATCATTTCTGTGGTGGTTCTGGTGTCGCCCCCCACTGCGACTTTGCCTTTGACAATGCTACCATAGGATGCAGCTAATTTTGATGCAAATTCTGGCGTTAATTCTGTATTAGCAACTCTTCTAACCCCAAATGTTCCAAATAATTTTTTCATAATTATCACCGATTTATTAGTAATGTGTATATATTAATATTTGATTTTCAACCACAAATACTTTTTAGTGTTTATTTTAATAAACAAACTTTGAAAAAGGAGAATTATTTATTTCAAATCTGATTGTACAGATATCTAAAGTGATAATTAACCAGGATTCATGCTCTACATGTTTTAAGTATAAATATCTCAATTTAAATTGAATTTTCATGTTTTTAAGTCTTTAAACATCACATAATTCTTCAAACAGAATAGTTTAGGATATAAAGACAAATGGAGTAATTGAACATAATTTTGCAAATTATATAAAGATATATGCAACGTTAGACTACTATGGAATATAAGGAGTTAAAATGAAGATTATAACTATTATCCCTGCTTATAATGAGGAAAGAGCCATCAAAAATGTTGTTAAGGGAGCATTAAAGTATTCCGATGTTCTGGTTATAGATGATGGTTCAGATGACCATACATCAGAAAAGGCTATTAATGCCGGGGCCAGAGTTATCAAGCACGATAAAAACAGGGGAAAAGGGGCAGCAATAAAATCAGGGCTTAGAGATATTTTAAAATCAGGATATAATATTATCATATTAATTGATGGGGACGGACAACATAATCCTGACCATATACCCTTATTAGCATCATATATTAATGGATTTGAAATTGTATTGGGTTCCAGATTTAAAAAGGGAAATCCTGAAAATATGCCAATCCAAAGAAGAGCATCAAATAAAATTACAACGAGACTTATAAGATATGTAACAGGATATGAACTTACAGATAGCCAGAGCGGATTTAGGGCCATGTCTAAAGATGCTTCAACTCTCTTTTTAGATATAAAATATGATGATTATGTATATGAATCTGAAATGCTTTATATAGCATCTAAAAACAATATAAAAATCAAAGAAATTACCATTCCCAGTACATACGGACTGGAGAAATCTCATGTGTCAAAAATACATGTTTTAAGATACATATTGTTTATTATGAAACTTTTCACACGTAAATTAAGAAATATTTAATCAGATACGTTATTCATTTTTTATTTAAGGAAATTTCTTTGGGAAGTACATTTATACTGCATGTTAGACTATAATGAAACAAATATCCATTGAAATATTTCTGGGGAATTCAATTGAAACGATTTTATGTATTCGCCATTAGCATAGCATTAATTATTATACTTATTTTATGGATCGGCCCAGAAAATATAATAAATACCTTTAAAACCGTCAATTTAAAGTGGTTTTTTGTGGCATTATTAATTCATTTTCTTGCAATAGGCGTTAGATCATTTAGGTGGGGGTTTATAATAAATAAACCCTTTGAATTCAAGAATAATTATATTGTAAAGGTAATTGGGCTTTTTGCAGGAAACTTTTCTCCAATGAGAACTGCAGGAGAAGTAATGGGTGCAGTTGCAGCTAAAAAAATCAATAAAATCAATTTATCTGAGGGACTTTCAGCAGGTCTTACTGAAAGATTTTTTGATCTTGTCATAGTGGGTTTTTTATTGATCATATCTTCAATATGGGTTGAAAACACCCGTTTTATGTCAATGTTAGGTGGATCTGTTACTCTATTTATCGTAGTACTGATTTATCTGATTAACTGGAGGGAAGATACAAGCATATGGATATATGAAAAAATTCACCCATTTTTATGTAAATTGCCCATTAATGACAATGTTTTGGATAATATGTACTTTAAATTTAGAGATGGTCTAAAAAGAATGACTGGATACACTAATTCTTTTACAACCAGCAAGAACCTTATCTTTGTATGTATAATGTCAATTATGGCATGGCTTTTAGAATGTTCCCGGTTATATATTGTATTTTATGCATTTGGAGTTGATATTAACTTTGTTGCAGTTATTATAATTTTTTTAATAGCTAACATTATTGGGGTTATTTCAGCCCTTCCAGGCGGAATAGGATCAATTGAAGTAGCTATAACCGGGATTTTAGTATTTTTTGGGGTTTCTGGAGCACTTGCGGGAAGTATTGCAATTGCAGACAGACTTGTTTCATTTTGGGCAACTACAGTGCTTGGTATAATCTTTTCATCATATTATGCAGGTGATATGTTGGGAGAAGTAAAAAAATACACTTTAGATCTTAAGATGTCCAAGGAGTGAATCATTGTCTACGCTACAACTTTTAATGATGCTGCGTCCTTTAGAATAAGTTCTAAATTTCCATTGTAGGTAGTAACTTTTCCTGTCATCTTTATTCTATGGTTTTTTAATGAATAAATATTTAAACTACTCTTCTCAATTTCTAAAACCGTATTGGGAAAAATTATAGCCGTTATTTTACCAGTATCATCTATTATTTGCATAAAATAAGTGTTGCTCTGTGATGATTTATCTATTTCAGTAATAACACCTTCAATCATAATTTCTGTGTCTAACATGCCCTTTTCGATGCTTTTTATTTTGACTTCCTGGGGCATCACTTTATCTGCAAGAAGCAGCATACCTGATAACCCTAAAATCGTTGTGATTAAAGCAATTTTGAAAATTTTATCATCATCCATATTAATGACCTCATTTAATTTAATAAAGTATTTTTTTATTACATTATTTAAATATTCATAATAAAAATTAATTTTTGAAAAAGATTTTAATATTCATGACGCATGTTAATAATATACGGTGTAAAAAATGATTGAAGGCGGTAACAAATTATTTGAAAGTCACAAAACAAGCGTAACTATAGCATGGATTCTGCGAATTTTCCTGATATCCTTTGGTATTTATGAAATTATATTTGGATATTCAGTTTTTGGAATTGTTATTCTTATTGCGGTATTTCTGATTCTTCTTCCTGCAATCTTAACCCGTCAACATATTTTTGTTCCCCTGGAAATTGAAATTCTTTTTCTGGTTATAGTAACGTTTGAATATGTTATTGCCAATTCTTTAGGGTTCTATGCACGCTTTGATTACTATGATAAATTTCAACACACCATGATTCCCAGTATTATCTCGTTTATGGGAATACTGCTGTTCTATATAGGATATCTTCTTGGAAAATTCAGGGCAAGTTATTTAATGTCATGGGCCGTAATTGTTTTGATAACAATAGGGCTTGGAGGTATACTTGAGGTAAGTGAATACGCTTATGACATGGTAATAGGTCCTGCAACAAATTTTGGGATATCTCATGGAACTTTAACTCAAGGTTCTCCATTATTAGACCCGTATCATGATACGATGACAGACTTAATTCTGGATGTTATTGGAGCCCTTATAGGGGCAACATTGGGGATATGGCTACTTTTAAGACATGAAAAATACGACAAAAGCTCCCTTTTAGATGAAGAAATAGAGGCAATGGAAGACTATCTTTCTAAAAATAAAAAATAAATAAGATTATTTTTTTTTATCCGCATCTAATACTGCTTTTTAGGACTTCAAAATAGTAAGGGCTCAAAAATTATTTTTAATTTATCCTTTTCAAAATATGAATTTATTAAATTATTTTAAAATGGATAATGGCCTGAAAATACAATAATAAGGGTTAAAAAATCTTCATAAATAATTAAATTTATATATTAAATTATAATAAACTAACAACAAGAATTTGTAGGAGGAAATAAAATGAGGGAGACTGCGGATAATGTAAAGAGTGAGGTTATGACTACTATGGCCACATTAATAACAACGGCCTTTGGATTAATTGCTGCATTGGCATGGAATGAAGCTATAAAGGCTATAATAGCGCAATTTTTCCAGGCCGGAAGTGGTGTAACCGGATTAATAATTTATGCAGTATTAATTACAATTATTGCAGTAATTGCAACAATCTTAATAGCAAGAGCGATACCCACTAAACCTCCAGTTCAGGATGTAAGAATTGTAGAATAATTTTATTTATTCTTTTTTTTGATTTTTTGTTTATTAAAATTCAAATGGTTTTTCAGAAGAAATAGATTTTATAAGTTTTTCAGCAGATTGAATCCGCTCTTCTACACCACTAACTGCAAGCCAGATTGAACCCTCTGCTCCACCAACTCCTCCACCAGCAACCAGCTCCGCTTTAGCTCCTGTAAGCTCGTAAATAGCTTCAATTTCTGTGAAAATCTTGCCAGGAACGGGTAATAAGCGCGGGCCCTGAGCGCCAGGTAAGTTCAGTCGCATGGCTAAATCATTTAAATCTCCTAAAACACGTTTTTCCATACCAATGGGGAGAATTAGTTGGACTCGACGTCCAACAACAGCTTGAATCGCTGCACCAATAGTACCTCCGTGTGGATCACCAATATAAACTGCCGCTTGATTATCCTGGTAATTTAAAGCATTTGCACCTTTTAAAACCACATCTCCCTCTCTCAGGTCATCCACAACATCGAAAATTGTTAATCCTTTATGCCAGGTTCCATTTTTAATTACAACATCACCAGGGAATCCTTTTTCATCTTTTAAACGGCCTGCAGCCGTTACAAGTCCGCCAGGAGGAAGTACAATACCTCTAAAAAATCTTCTTCTGGAAAAATCTTTAATCTGGCCAGTTTTAGATAAAATCTCCTCTGCAATGTAACCATTGGTGGTGCCGGCAATGATTATCAGGGTTCCAGATTCAAGGACCTTATTTATGGCTTTATTTTCAGCCAAAGCCTTTGCTATTAAACGTTTTCCTGCAGCAGGAGTGATTAAAAACTGCTTCAAATAGATCTCTCCTGATTATTATTAGAATTTTAATGGTTATTTCACATACTGTTTTACATTTTCTCTTACAATGGCAGATGCTCCGTAACTTTTTATTGCCCTGAGCATTGCCGGAAACATGGTTTTTGGAATTAAGACGTTGACCTGGGAAAAATTTGAACCGCTGACAACGGTTGGTTCGTCAGAACAGAAACCCTTTGACATTAAAAAACCATTTACTTCGTCTACTCTTTCATTGGATATGTTGAATTTTACATCAAAATATTTTCTGGCTTTTATTGCCCCAAATAACTGTTCAAACATCATTTCTGCCTTTTTAGCTTTTTGACCAGTACATCCGGGACCAGCATAAAGTCCTGCGCTTGATTCCATAATGGTTTCCAGTATTTTTAAGCCTGCCTTCTTTAAACTGCTCCCTGTTTGGGTATTGTCAACAACAAGGTCCGCTCCTTTAGCTATATAAACTTCGGTCGCCCCATCAGAATTTATTACCTGAACCTGTTTGTTATCCCCGTCCCAGAGACCTCTTATTTGAACCAGGGGCTTGCTTTCACCGTAAATTTCTTTATATCCTTCATTGTTCATGAAATGCTGTCTGGTCAGGTTTGGATATTCTGTAAAGCACAATATGGGATTTTTTCGATCAGCATTGGCTTTGAAGAAGTCGGCGAGTGTTTTATAAGGAGCATCATTGGGTACTGCCACTATAAGTCTGGTCTGGCCGTAATCAAGGTCTCCAATTTTTTTTATTGAATCATTTTTTGCATTAACGGATTCTTCTTTAATCCAATCTTCTCCAACAATTGCAATGTCGAGTATTTGTCTGTTAAGCTCTACAGGAGCGCTTTGTGGTCGTGTTAAGAATGCCTTGATTTCAGGGTCATTGGCAATGTTAATTTCATTCTCTTCTTT of Methanobacterium sp. contains these proteins:
- the glmM gene encoding phosphoglucosamine mutase; translated protein: MKKLFGTFGVRRVANTELTPEFASKLAASYGSIVKGKVAVGGDTRTTTEMIKHAVISGLLSSGCDVVDLGFLPTPAVQYAVRNYYDGGVIITASHNPPKYNGIKFVDSDGIGTPDDMEIKIEKMFFNDNPDRVSWNEIGEVETNSGLLEEYIENVINRVDGDAIRNAKLKVIVDCGSGAACFTTPFLLRKLGCEVITMNCQPDGFFPGRNPEPTETNLKELIEVVKATGADLGVAHDGDADRTICIDEEGNFVFGDKSFALVEKYILKENKGGLIVTTVATSSAIYDIASEYNGEVIATKVGDLIVARELKDKNGLFGGEENGGLIFPDFVYGRDAALSTAKIIEIIAKTGKPLSRLIEELPMYYSEKMKIECPDKLKHRIMQKIAEETREFEVDTTDGVKIIKEDGWVIIRPSGTEPIFRCFAEAKTLKEAKKMAKWGISLVSKYLNQ
- a CDS encoding glycosyltransferase family 2 protein, which translates into the protein MKIITIIPAYNEERAIKNVVKGALKYSDVLVIDDGSDDHTSEKAINAGARVIKHDKNRGKGAAIKSGLRDILKSGYNIIILIDGDGQHNPDHIPLLASYINGFEIVLGSRFKKGNPENMPIQRRASNKITTRLIRYVTGYELTDSQSGFRAMSKDASTLFLDIKYDDYVYESEMLYIASKNNIKIKEITIPSTYGLEKSHVSKIHVLRYILFIMKLFTRKLRNI
- a CDS encoding flippase-like domain-containing protein codes for the protein MKRFYVFAISIALIIILILWIGPENIINTFKTVNLKWFFVALLIHFLAIGVRSFRWGFIINKPFEFKNNYIVKVIGLFAGNFSPMRTAGEVMGAVAAKKINKINLSEGLSAGLTERFFDLVIVGFLLIISSIWVENTRFMSMLGGSVTLFIVVLIYLINWREDTSIWIYEKIHPFLCKLPINDNVLDNMYFKFRDGLKRMTGYTNSFTTSKNLIFVCIMSIMAWLLECSRLYIVFYAFGVDINFVAVIIIFLIANIIGVISALPGGIGSIEVAITGILVFFGVSGALAGSIAIADRLVSFWATTVLGIIFSSYYAGDMLGEVKKYTLDLKMSKE
- a CDS encoding DNA-binding protein; the encoded protein is MDDDKIFKIALITTILGLSGMLLLADKVMPQEVKIKSIEKGMLDTEIMIEGVITEIDKSSQSNTYFMQIIDDTGKITAIIFPNTVLEIEKSSLNIYSLKNHRIKMTGKVTTYNGNLELILKDAASLKVVA
- a CDS encoding DUF5654 family protein — translated: MRETADNVKSEVMTTMATLITTAFGLIAALAWNEAIKAIIAQFFQAGSGVTGLIIYAVLITIIAVIATILIARAIPTKPPVQDVRIVE
- a CDS encoding ATP phosphoribosyltransferase; translated protein: MEKIVLGLPKGSLNNVNRGNTHQLFVDAGYDVKGYEPGKEENEINIANDPEIKAFLTRPQSAPVELNRQILDIAIVGEDWIKEESVNAKNDSIKKIGDLDYGQTRLIVAVPNDAPYKTLADFFKANADRKNPILCFTEYPNLTRQHFMNNEGYKEIYGESKPLVQIRGLWDGDNKQVQVINSDGATEVYIAKGADLVVDNTQTGSSLKKAGLKILETIMESSAGLYAGPGCTGQKAKKAEMMFEQLFGAIKARKYFDVKFNISNERVDEVNGFLMSKGFCSDEPTVVSGSNFSQVNVLIPKTMFPAMLRAIKSYGASAIVRENVKQYVK